A portion of the Fibrobacter sp. UWB4 genome contains these proteins:
- the rpsL gene encoding 30S ribosomal protein S12 — protein sequence MPTIQQLVRNGREQISNRTASVALKSCPQKRGVCTRVYTSTPKKPNSALRKIARVRLSNKMEVTAYIPGEGHNLQEHSIVLIRGGRVKDVPGVRYHIIRGTLDTQAVNGRQNGRSKYGVKKKGAAPAKK from the coding sequence GTGCCAACTATTCAACAGCTCGTCCGTAACGGACGTGAACAGATCAGCAACAGGACCGCTTCCGTAGCTTTGAAGTCCTGCCCCCAGAAGCGCGGCGTTTGCACCCGTGTTTACACCAGCACCCCGAAGAAGCCGAACTCTGCTCTTCGTAAGATTGCCCGTGTGCGCCTCTCCAACAAGATGGAAGTTACCGCTTACATCCCGGGTGAAGGCCACAACCTCCAGGAACACTCCATCGTGCTCATCCGCGGTGGTCGTGTTAAGGACGTTCCGGGTGTTCGCTACCACATCATCCGTGGTACGCTCGATACTCAGGCAGTCAACGGCCGTCAGAACGGTCGCTCCAAGTACGGTGTTAAGAAGAAAGGTGCCGCTCCGGCCAAGAAGTAA